One window from the genome of candidate division KSB1 bacterium encodes:
- the waaF gene encoding lipopolysaccharide heptosyltransferase II, translating to MRPQKILIIRLSSIGDILLATPLLRALRKKFPAARLDFVVKTEFAEVLRHHPAIDKLYELDSNGGWPALKALGRRLRDERYEVIFDIHKNFRSRYLTRAARPPQVFRHCKLVFKRWLLVNAKINLLRNAPPVFQRYLDAAAPLGLAEAQPLADGRWLELFWREHDEKIADDVLRARSWRPAQPLIGLAPGAGYFTKRWPAEYFGELAADLIRQGHQVVILGGRPDVELAKKIEEIVEAALPHDTRQWPLLNLAGEVSLLGSAAVIKQCRLLVANDSGLMHVAEAVGTPLVAIFGSTTRELGFFPQLQTSRVVENVALSCRPCSHLGHHQCPRRHFRCMKEMTPAQVLSIVQNLLLAATALNQK from the coding sequence GTGCGTCCGCAAAAAATTTTAATCATCCGTCTCAGCTCGATTGGCGATATTCTGCTGGCCACGCCGCTGCTGCGCGCGTTGCGAAAAAAATTTCCCGCGGCGCGTTTGGATTTTGTCGTGAAAACCGAATTTGCCGAAGTTTTGCGCCATCATCCGGCAATTGACAAACTTTATGAATTGGATTCAAACGGTGGATGGCCGGCATTAAAAGCACTCGGACGCCGCCTGCGCGACGAACGATACGAGGTGATCTTTGACATTCACAAAAACTTCCGCTCGCGCTATTTGACGCGTGCCGCCAGGCCGCCGCAGGTTTTCCGTCATTGCAAGCTTGTTTTCAAGCGCTGGCTCCTGGTCAACGCCAAAATCAATTTGTTGCGAAACGCGCCGCCGGTTTTTCAGCGCTATCTTGACGCTGCCGCGCCGCTGGGTTTGGCCGAAGCGCAACCACTTGCCGATGGCCGCTGGCTCGAGTTGTTTTGGCGTGAACACGACGAAAAAATCGCCGATGACGTGTTGCGCGCGCGAAGCTGGCGACCCGCTCAACCGTTGATCGGCCTGGCGCCCGGCGCCGGCTATTTCACCAAACGCTGGCCGGCGGAATATTTCGGCGAATTGGCCGCCGATTTGATTCGTCAAGGCCATCAAGTCGTCATCTTGGGCGGTAGACCGGATGTTGAGCTGGCGAAAAAAATCGAAGAAATTGTCGAAGCCGCGCTGCCACATGACACACGCCAATGGCCGTTGCTCAATCTCGCCGGCGAGGTTTCATTGTTGGGGTCGGCGGCGGTGATCAAACAGTGCCGCTTGTTGGTGGCCAATGATTCCGGGCTGATGCACGTCGCCGAGGCCGTCGGCACGCCGCTTGTCGCCATCTTCGGCTCGACGACGCGCGAGCTGGGTTTTTTTCCGCAATTGCAAACCTCGCGCGTGGTTGAAAATGTAGCGCTGTCTTGCCGGCCCTGCAGTCATCTCGGACATCATCAATGTCCGCGACGGCATTTTCGCTGCATGAAAGAAATGACGCCGGCGCAGGTTTTGTCCATTGTGCAAAACCTGCTGCTGGCGGCAACGGCGCTGAATCAAAAATAA
- a CDS encoding FAD:protein FMN transferase: MMSSKFITERKKEKTPNRHPKFLFFVKILILLAANLGCQTEIQTVQESRILMDTMVSIHVYAAKPADEPAIRRAMAAAFAEMSRLDSLLSAYRRDSEVAAINQNAAAVSVTVSSDMDCVLRIAQWAAQISNGAFDVTIAPLLRLWGFGTDSLGLPAPEKIAARLPLVNSKNLVVSNEENSPKRSVHFRRPDMAIDLGGVAKGYVVDRGLAKLMQAGLRDAMITAGGDLRTVASPLTAGRRYIWIQHPRATDLDSTQNQTGAFWGRFKLDAGAVSTSGDYERFFFKDGKRYHHLIDPHTGYPARRAVSATVIARQAVVADALSTTLFVLGPERGIALADSLAEVDAVIIYEEEKLKWRATQTLENKLEVFHQ; encoded by the coding sequence ATGATGTCAAGCAAGTTCATTACGGAGAGAAAAAAGGAAAAAACGCCAAACCGGCATCCGAAATTTTTGTTCTTTGTCAAAATCCTGATCTTGCTCGCGGCAAACTTGGGGTGCCAAACGGAAATTCAAACCGTGCAAGAAAGCCGCATCTTGATGGACACGATGGTGTCGATTCACGTTTATGCGGCAAAGCCTGCCGATGAACCGGCCATCCGCCGCGCCATGGCCGCCGCCTTTGCGGAAATGAGCCGCCTGGATTCGCTGCTGTCGGCATATCGCCGCGACAGCGAAGTAGCGGCGATCAACCAAAACGCGGCTGCTGTCAGCGTGACGGTGTCGAGTGACATGGATTGCGTGCTTCGCATAGCGCAATGGGCGGCGCAAATTTCCAACGGCGCATTTGATGTGACCATCGCCCCGCTTTTACGATTGTGGGGCTTCGGCACCGATTCACTCGGCCTGCCAGCGCCGGAAAAAATCGCCGCGCGCCTGCCGTTGGTCAATTCCAAAAATTTGGTGGTGTCGAATGAGGAAAACTCACCAAAACGTTCCGTTCATTTTCGGCGGCCAGACATGGCCATCGATCTCGGCGGCGTTGCCAAGGGCTATGTGGTCGATCGCGGCCTCGCCAAGCTCATGCAGGCCGGATTGCGCGATGCGATGATTACCGCCGGCGGCGATTTGCGCACCGTTGCGTCGCCACTCACCGCCGGACGCCGGTATATTTGGATTCAGCACCCCCGCGCCACCGATCTCGATAGCACACAAAATCAAACCGGCGCTTTTTGGGGGCGATTCAAGCTCGATGCCGGCGCCGTGTCAACCAGTGGTGATTACGAGCGATTCTTTTTCAAGGATGGCAAACGTTATCATCACCTTATTGACCCGCACACGGGCTATCCGGCGAGGCGCGCGGTGAGTGCCACGGTAATCGCGCGCCAGGCGGTTGTTGCCGACGCGCTGTCAACCACGCTTTTTGTATTGGGGCCGGAACGCGGGATCGCATTGGCCGATTCCCTGGCCGAGGTTGATGCCGTCATCATTTATGAGGAGGAGAAGCTAAAATGGCGAGCGACCCAAACCCTCGAGAATAAATTGGAAGTTTTTCATCAATAG
- the rsfS gene encoding ribosome silencing factor, with product MGKSASLNNFPTLMHSNGQSTPRPARPVHQNIARLARRAAELALEKKATDIKIFNVSQLTSIADFFVICTGSADTHVRAIYEHIVDEMRKEEIRPWHVEGRERYQWVLIDFVDVVVHIFHPETREFYGLERLWGDAQIEEVRDEQLATIN from the coding sequence ATGGGAAAATCTGCCTCATTGAATAATTTTCCAACCTTGATGCACTCGAATGGACAATCAACGCCCCGTCCGGCCCGTCCGGTGCATCAAAACATCGCCCGTCTGGCCCGGCGCGCCGCCGAATTGGCTTTGGAAAAAAAAGCCACGGACATCAAAATTTTTAATGTAAGCCAATTAACCAGCATCGCGGATTTTTTTGTCATCTGCACCGGCAGCGCCGACACCCACGTTCGCGCCATTTATGAGCACATCGTTGATGAGATGAGAAAAGAGGAAATCCGGCCGTGGCACGTCGAAGGCCGCGAGCGCTACCAATGGGTTCTGATCGATTTCGTCGACGTCGTCGTTCACATCTTTCATCCGGAAACGCGCGAATTTTACGGACTGGAACGCTTGTGGGGCGACGCCCAAATTGAAGAAGTTCGCGACGAACAATTAGCAACCATCAACTAA
- a CDS encoding porin family protein, whose amino-acid sequence MKNGKKFLTMATLIAIGMGAAGPAKADDKNSNIGLKLNLGLGVQDVPQAQNLEKGDAAALSLGYGVSQRVTLWLGVDLSKHQHEQIADLESHLAGLEFGLQYKFMPHERFRPYGKFGVGAFALITEATDTVLSGAGFTWGLGAEYRLARFLSVGAEVFWKNFDYTRRRIGEDNDFEKLPDPIAGNARGILINFTLH is encoded by the coding sequence ATGAAAAATGGCAAGAAGTTTTTGACGATGGCGACGCTGATCGCAATCGGCATGGGCGCGGCTGGGCCGGCGAAGGCGGATGATAAAAATTCCAACATCGGCTTAAAACTCAATCTCGGCTTGGGCGTGCAAGATGTGCCGCAGGCGCAAAATTTGGAAAAGGGCGATGCGGCGGCGTTGAGTCTCGGCTACGGTGTTTCGCAGCGCGTGACGTTGTGGCTGGGCGTCGATCTGAGCAAACACCAGCACGAGCAGATCGCGGATTTGGAAAGCCATCTCGCCGGTTTGGAGTTTGGCCTGCAATATAAATTTATGCCGCACGAACGATTTCGTCCGTATGGCAAATTCGGCGTCGGCGCGTTTGCGCTCATAACGGAGGCGACCGATACGGTGTTGAGCGGAGCCGGATTCACGTGGGGACTCGGCGCGGAGTATCGCCTCGCGCGGTTTCTTTCGGTCGGCGCGGAAGTTTTTTGGAAGAATTTTGATTACACCCGACGTCGCATCGGCGAGGACAATGATTTTGAGAAGCTGCCGGATCCCATTGCAGGAAATGCCAGGGGGATTCTGATTAATTTTACCCTGCACTGA
- a CDS encoding DUF72 domain-containing protein yields the protein MKPPIAIGCCGFAESQDKYFAEFAAIEIQQTFYQPPGVETARRWREKAPPHFEFALKAWQLITHPATSPTYRRLRQPLSEKAKKRAGSFQPTDEVWQAWETTRQIAEALQARFIVFQCPASFAPSAENQSNLRRFFTQLQRDKFQLVWEPRGEWQAKQIHSLCEELDLIDGVDPFQRHPSFTPIVQYFRLHGIGGYRHQFTDADLRRLADWCQAAPTWAMFNNTNMLEDARRFIKRVHL from the coding sequence ATGAAACCTCCGATCGCCATTGGCTGCTGCGGCTTTGCCGAATCTCAAGACAAGTATTTTGCCGAGTTCGCCGCCATCGAAATTCAACAAACTTTTTATCAGCCGCCCGGCGTGGAAACCGCCCGGCGCTGGCGTGAAAAAGCGCCGCCGCATTTTGAATTTGCCTTGAAAGCGTGGCAGCTCATCACCCATCCGGCGACGAGTCCGACTTATCGGCGCCTGCGTCAGCCGCTTTCGGAGAAGGCAAAAAAGCGCGCCGGTTCTTTTCAACCGACGGACGAAGTTTGGCAAGCCTGGGAAACGACGCGACAAATCGCCGAAGCGTTGCAAGCGCGTTTCATCGTTTTTCAATGCCCGGCAAGCTTTGCGCCCTCTGCAGAAAATCAATCCAATCTTCGCCGGTTTTTCACGCAGCTTCAGCGCGACAAATTTCAGCTCGTTTGGGAACCGCGAGGAGAATGGCAGGCAAAACAAATTCACTCCCTGTGCGAAGAGCTCGATCTCATTGACGGCGTTGATCCTTTCCAACGACATCCGTCTTTCACGCCAATCGTGCAATACTTTCGTCTGCACGGCATCGGCGGCTATCGTCATCAATTTACCGATGCTGATTTGCGCCGATTGGCCGATTGGTGCCAGGCCGCGCCGACCTGGGCGATGTTCAACAACACCAACATGCTCGAAGACGCCCGCCGGTTTATCAAGCGTGTTCACTTGTAA
- a CDS encoding tRNA (adenine-N1)-methyltransferase, producing the protein MKDPKLPFQEGDPVIFLDRKQRVYYDVLQAGKKTDIRGSLLPHDSVIGRTEGFLLRSQRDIPFWVFRPTLNDHIVNMPRGATVIYPKDLGVILQYADIYPGAKVVEAGHGSGALATALLRAVGPSGQVISYDIRQDFISNARKNLRNFCGEMSNHIVREVDIYESFVDSEVDRLILDLPEPWRVVPLAAPNLRAGAIICSYSPTVLQVRSFCEALRQARCFVELLTLETLLRRWNIENMSVRPELRMIGHTGFLTFARKVEPAAMPAEEITTEDETTGDDL; encoded by the coding sequence ATGAAAGACCCCAAGCTTCCTTTTCAAGAAGGCGACCCGGTTATTTTTTTGGACCGCAAGCAGCGCGTTTATTACGACGTTCTGCAAGCCGGGAAAAAAACCGATATTCGCGGCAGCCTTCTTCCGCATGACAGCGTCATCGGCCGCACTGAAGGATTTTTGCTGCGCTCGCAGCGCGACATTCCGTTCTGGGTATTTCGTCCGACGCTCAACGATCACATCGTCAACATGCCGCGCGGGGCGACAGTGATTTATCCCAAAGACCTCGGCGTGATTTTGCAATACGCCGACATTTATCCCGGCGCGAAAGTCGTGGAGGCCGGACACGGCTCCGGCGCTTTGGCAACCGCATTATTACGGGCTGTGGGGCCAAGCGGGCAAGTGATTAGTTACGATATTCGGCAGGATTTTATCAGCAACGCGCGAAAAAACTTGCGCAATTTTTGCGGCGAGATGTCCAACCACATCGTGCGCGAAGTCGACATTTACGAAAGTTTTGTTGACAGCGAAGTTGACCGTCTCATCTTGGATCTTCCCGAGCCGTGGCGTGTCGTTCCGCTCGCTGCGCCGAACCTGCGCGCCGGTGCCATCATTTGCAGCTATTCTCCCACCGTCTTGCAAGTGAGATCTTTTTGTGAAGCGCTGCGGCAGGCGCGGTGTTTCGTCGAGCTGCTCACGCTGGAAACGCTGCTGCGGCGCTGGAATATCGAGAACATGTCGGTGCGGCCGGAGCTGCGCATGATCGGGCACACCGGTTTTCTCACCTTTGCGCGCAAAGTCGAGCCGGCAGCGATGCCAGCGGAGGAGATAACGACAGAAGACGAAACAACGGGGGACGATTTATAA
- a CDS encoding SDR family oxidoreductase has product MPRSLVTGGAGFLGSHICEYLLKKGHEVICMDNLSTGATANIEHLQGEQFKFVKHDVTEYIYIAGPIDYVLHFASPASPMDYLQMPIQTLKVGALGTHKALGLAKEKNAALLLASTSEVYGDPLEHPQREDYWGNVNPVGPRGVYDEAKRFAEALTMAYHRSHGVNTKIVRIFNTYGPRMRPHDGRAIPTFVPQALRNEPITVFGDGSQTRSFCYVDDLVEGIYRLLMSDYHEPVNIGNPHEMTIKEMAEAVIRATGSSSKIVYEPLPVDDPQIRQPDITLAKKLLGWQPRVCLEEGLERTIAWFKRQPEFSN; this is encoded by the coding sequence ATGCCACGATCACTCGTTACCGGCGGAGCCGGATTTCTCGGATCGCATATTTGCGAATACCTGTTGAAAAAAGGCCATGAAGTGATTTGCATGGACAATCTCTCAACAGGGGCAACGGCAAATATCGAGCATTTGCAGGGCGAGCAGTTCAAATTTGTCAAACATGATGTCACCGAATATATTTACATCGCCGGGCCGATCGATTATGTGTTGCATTTTGCCTCTCCGGCCAGCCCGATGGATTATCTGCAAATGCCGATTCAAACACTGAAGGTCGGCGCGCTGGGAACACACAAAGCCCTGGGTTTGGCAAAAGAAAAAAATGCGGCGCTGCTTTTGGCCTCCACTTCCGAAGTGTACGGCGATCCTCTGGAACATCCGCAGCGCGAAGACTACTGGGGCAATGTGAATCCGGTGGGGCCACGCGGTGTGTACGACGAGGCCAAACGCTTTGCCGAGGCACTGACCATGGCGTATCACCGCAGCCACGGCGTGAACACCAAGATTGTCCGTATCTTCAACACTTATGGTCCACGGATGCGTCCGCATGATGGCCGTGCCATTCCGACCTTTGTTCCGCAAGCGCTGCGCAACGAACCGATCACGGTTTTTGGCGACGGCTCGCAAACCCGCAGCTTTTGTTACGTTGACGATCTCGTCGAGGGCATTTACCGGCTGCTGATGTCGGATTATCACGAGCCGGTGAATATCGGTAATCCGCATGAAATGACGATCAAGGAAATGGCGGAGGCGGTGATTCGGGCAACCGGCAGCTCCAGCAAAATCGTATACGAACCCCTGCCGGTCGATGACCCGCAAATTCGCCAGCCCGATATTACGCTGGCCAAAAAATTGCTCGGCTGGCAGCCGCGCGTGTGTTTGGAAGAAGGCCTCGAGAGAACCATCGCATGGTTCAAACGGCAGCCTGAATTTTCAAATTAG
- a CDS encoding universal stress protein translates to MAKLSKILVPTDFSAVGNRAVEFAVNLAKANRAKLILMTALDDLPLTEEEMMMLRVSVDKVKAGNQKQIDVALRKLKKLIGPAVQKKLRVQFMVRDGKPFMEIIRAAAETGADLIVMSSHGHNRLAEILLGSTTDRVVQKAPCSVLVVREKQRDFKIP, encoded by the coding sequence ATGGCAAAATTGAGCAAAATTCTGGTGCCCACGGATTTCTCGGCAGTCGGCAACCGCGCCGTAGAGTTTGCGGTGAATCTGGCGAAAGCCAATCGCGCCAAGCTGATTCTGATGACGGCGCTTGATGACTTGCCTTTGACTGAAGAAGAAATGATGATGCTGCGGGTGAGCGTGGACAAAGTTAAAGCCGGCAACCAAAAACAAATCGATGTGGCGCTGAGAAAACTCAAAAAGCTCATTGGCCCGGCCGTGCAGAAAAAACTGCGCGTGCAATTCATGGTGCGTGACGGCAAGCCGTTCATGGAGATCATCCGCGCCGCTGCAGAGACCGGGGCGGATTTGATTGTCATGTCGAGCCATGGTCACAACCGCCTCGCCGAAATCCTGCTCGGCAGCACCACCGACCGCGTCGTGCAAAAGGCCCCGTGCTCGGTTTTGGTGGTGCGGGAGAAGCAACGTGACTTCAAAATCCCTTAA
- a CDS encoding polyprenyl synthetase family protein, whose protein sequence is MRLKDIIEPIKEDLEAFEREFKAILKSDIFLIDKVVHYLVSHRGKRLRPVLVLLVSRLQPIAAQPISGNGYAAGEARASSLQNENHDKRLKAAAILELLHTATLVHDDVVDDSYRRRGFPTINSIWKNKISVLMGDYLFSKSLLAMLHLGDLKTFAIISRTAERMSQGELLQVERSRDYWMEEEIYFRLIADKTAALLAASCQLGALAGGQSDAEIERFGEFGEKVGIAFQIRDDILDLLGEESHTGKPIGNDIRENKITLPLLHALKQADRREAKAMIRLVQRNSGWRSRKSDYRDIVNFIERHGGVTYAMQTANRFAEEAVALLADYQDSPFKNALINLVRFITSREH, encoded by the coding sequence GTGCGGCTGAAAGATATCATTGAACCCATAAAGGAAGATTTGGAGGCGTTTGAACGGGAATTCAAGGCCATTCTCAAATCCGACATTTTTCTCATCGACAAGGTCGTGCATTATCTCGTTTCGCATCGTGGCAAACGGCTGCGCCCCGTGCTGGTGCTGCTCGTGAGCCGGCTGCAGCCCATTGCAGCTCAGCCGATCAGTGGAAACGGTTATGCCGCCGGCGAGGCAAGAGCTTCTTCTTTGCAAAATGAGAACCACGACAAACGATTAAAAGCCGCTGCGATTCTGGAATTGCTGCATACCGCCACACTCGTTCACGATGACGTCGTGGACGACTCATACCGCCGGCGGGGATTTCCCACCATCAACTCGATCTGGAAGAATAAAATTTCCGTTCTGATGGGCGATTATTTGTTCTCGAAATCCCTGCTGGCGATGCTGCACCTCGGCGACCTGAAAACCTTCGCCATTATCTCGCGAACCGCCGAGCGCATGAGCCAGGGCGAATTGCTGCAAGTCGAGCGCAGCCGCGATTACTGGATGGAGGAGGAAATTTATTTTCGGCTGATAGCGGACAAAACCGCGGCGCTGCTCGCCGCCTCCTGCCAGCTCGGCGCCCTGGCTGGAGGGCAGAGTGACGCTGAAATTGAACGGTTCGGCGAGTTTGGCGAAAAAGTCGGCATCGCGTTCCAAATTCGCGACGACATTCTCGATCTGCTCGGCGAGGAAAGCCACACCGGCAAGCCGATCGGCAACGACATTCGCGAGAACAAAATCACCCTGCCGCTGCTGCACGCCTTGAAACAAGCCGACCGGCGTGAAGCGAAAGCCATGATCCGCCTCGTGCAAAGAAACTCAGGCTGGCGCTCGCGCAAAAGCGACTATCGCGACATCGTCAATTTCATCGAGCGGCATGGCGGCGTCACTTACGCGATGCAAACGGCAAATCGCTTTGCCGAAGAAGCCGTGGCCCTGCTTGCAGACTATCAGGATTCACCATTTAAAAACGCGTTGATTAATCTGGTGCGCTTTATTACCTCACGCGAGCATTAA
- the argS gene encoding arginine--tRNA ligase — protein MIQSAENYLHELLTALMQKRGWPIEAVSLSRPKQESFGDYATPAAMSLARTLKKAPRAVAEEIVAALDYDRNLIEEIRIDGPGFINFRLGPGYWQSVLAEILRARESYGRSQTGAGRKINMEFVSANPTGPLNIVSARAATIGDVLVNLFHATGAEATREYYVNDAGQRVRMLGYSVSSRYMALFGIDETFPEDGYHGDYIKDLAAALRDEFGDRFVKLAHEERCDQLTQLALERIIRAQKEILEQFRVHYDLWFSEQSLLDSDRQQEVLDLLAQKNLSYQKDGALWFRSSQFGDDEDRVLLKSDGEPTYFLGDIAYHVDKYRRGFNQLYDLWGPDHHSHIKRMEAAMLALGYPEGSFQVRIIQQVNLLRGGEVVKMSKRAGNIIEMAELIDEVGVDAARYFFSMRKLDTPMDFDIDLAKKQTEENPVYYVQYAHARVCNILAHAVAKGIILSDDYDLSLLKTPEEIAVLRKMSEFPETVSKAAQFLEPHRLTLFLQELAAVFHHFYHDHRVVSEDAALTQARLRLVEGVRLVLANALKLLNITAPEKM, from the coding sequence ATGATTCAATCCGCTGAAAATTATTTGCATGAGTTGCTCACCGCGCTCATGCAAAAACGCGGCTGGCCGATCGAAGCCGTGAGCCTGAGCCGTCCCAAACAAGAAAGTTTCGGCGATTACGCCACGCCGGCAGCCATGAGCCTGGCCAGAACTTTAAAAAAAGCGCCACGCGCCGTTGCCGAGGAAATCGTCGCGGCGCTTGATTACGACCGCAATCTGATCGAAGAAATTCGCATTGACGGCCCCGGCTTCATCAACTTTCGGCTCGGCCCCGGTTATTGGCAAAGCGTTCTGGCGGAAATTCTGCGCGCCCGCGAATCGTACGGCCGTTCTCAAACCGGCGCCGGCAGGAAAATCAACATGGAGTTTGTCAGCGCCAATCCGACGGGCCCGCTGAACATCGTCAGCGCCCGCGCCGCCACGATCGGCGATGTTTTGGTCAATCTCTTTCACGCCACCGGCGCGGAGGCCACGCGCGAGTATTATGTCAACGACGCCGGCCAGCGCGTGCGCATGTTGGGTTATTCCGTCAGCTCGCGGTACATGGCGCTCTTCGGCATCGACGAAACTTTTCCGGAAGACGGTTATCACGGCGACTACATCAAAGACTTGGCCGCCGCGCTGCGCGACGAATTTGGCGACCGTTTTGTCAAGCTTGCGCATGAAGAACGCTGCGATCAATTGACGCAGCTTGCGCTCGAGCGCATAATTCGCGCGCAGAAAGAAATCCTGGAACAGTTTCGCGTTCACTACGATCTCTGGTTCAGCGAGCAAAGTCTGTTGGATAGCGACCGCCAGCAGGAAGTTCTCGATTTGCTGGCGCAGAAAAATTTAAGCTATCAGAAAGACGGCGCGCTGTGGTTCCGCTCATCGCAATTCGGGGACGATGAGGATCGCGTTTTGCTCAAGAGCGATGGCGAGCCGACATATTTCCTCGGTGACATTGCGTATCACGTGGACAAATACCGCCGCGGCTTCAATCAGCTTTATGATCTGTGGGGGCCGGATCATCACAGCCACATCAAGCGCATGGAAGCGGCGATGCTCGCGCTCGGTTATCCCGAAGGCAGTTTTCAGGTTCGCATCATCCAGCAGGTGAATTTGCTGCGCGGCGGCGAAGTCGTGAAAATGTCCAAACGCGCCGGCAACATCATTGAAATGGCGGAGCTGATCGACGAAGTCGGCGTCGATGCGGCGCGTTACTTTTTCTCGATGCGCAAGCTCGACACGCCGATGGATTTCGATATCGATTTGGCAAAAAAGCAAACCGAGGAGAATCCGGTTTATTACGTGCAATACGCGCACGCCCGCGTTTGCAACATTCTCGCACATGCGGTGGCTAAAGGCATCATCCTGTCAGATGATTATGATCTGAGCTTGCTAAAAACGCCGGAAGAAATCGCCGTTTTGCGCAAAATGTCGGAATTTCCCGAAACTGTATCCAAAGCCGCACAATTTCTCGAGCCGCATCGCCTCACGCTTTTTCTGCAAGAGCTGGCCGCGGTTTTTCATCATTTTTATCACGATCATCGCGTCGTGAGCGAAGACGCAGCGTTGACCCAGGCGCGTTTGCGTCTGGTCGAAGGCGTTCGCCTCGTGCTGGCGAATGCGCTGAAGCTGCTCAATATTACGGCGCCGGAAAAAATGTGA
- a CDS encoding DUF2283 domain-containing protein has translation MEKSKEIEVSYFRQKDILSIHILPKRPAKTGGSEEDFLIRYDWDDPKTIAGFEILDFSLIIPKIYNHAIVPDLPMKFSIKGTDETDLTLQEVLEWAYLAFVLRKEEVPTFV, from the coding sequence ATGGAAAAATCCAAAGAAATAGAAGTTTCTTATTTTCGCCAGAAGGATATTCTTTCTATTCATATCCTGCCCAAACGCCCAGCTAAAACTGGCGGCAGTGAAGAGGACTTTCTCATTCGGTATGATTGGGATGACCCCAAAACCATTGCCGGTTTTGAGATTTTGGACTTTTCGCTGATCATTCCCAAAATCTATAACCATGCGATTGTTCCTGATTTGCCGATGAAGTTTTCCATCAAAGGCACGGATGAGACTGATCTTACCTTGCAAGAAGTGTTGGAATGGGCGTATCTTGCTTTTGTTCTGCGCAAGGAAGAAGTTCCGACGTTTGTTTGA